One Yimella lutea DNA window includes the following coding sequences:
- a CDS encoding DNA-3-methyladenine glycosylase: MAHDVLGCLISHAGVTVRITEAEAYAGSDDPGAHTFRGRTARNASMFGPVGHAYVYFTYGMHHALNLVCGPEGTGHGVLIRAGEVVDGVDLARSRRGGVSDRDLARGPGRLAQALALDRTHDGMSMEGSAPDLLLVPATVPKCTSSGPRVGVSGPGGDGELFPWRFWITEDPYVSAYRPAKPRRRPARP, encoded by the coding sequence GTGGCGCACGACGTCCTCGGCTGCCTGATTTCGCACGCCGGAGTCACCGTCCGCATCACCGAGGCCGAGGCGTACGCCGGCAGTGACGACCCCGGTGCGCACACCTTTCGGGGTCGCACCGCGCGCAATGCGTCGATGTTCGGCCCGGTCGGGCACGCGTACGTGTACTTCACCTACGGGATGCACCACGCGCTGAACCTCGTGTGCGGACCGGAGGGCACCGGCCACGGGGTGCTGATCCGTGCGGGCGAGGTCGTGGACGGTGTCGATCTGGCTCGATCGCGACGTGGCGGGGTGTCGGATCGCGACCTGGCCCGGGGCCCCGGACGCCTGGCGCAGGCGCTCGCGCTCGACCGGACGCACGACGGAATGTCCATGGAGGGTTCCGCGCCGGACCTGCTGCTCGTCCCTGCAACGGTCCCGAAATGTACTTCGAGCGGGCCACGAGTGGGTGTCAGCGGACCGGGAGGCGACGGTGAGTTGTTCCCATGGCGCTTCTGGATCACCGAGGACCCGTACGTCTCCGCGTATCGGCCGGCGAAACCGCGTCGCAGGCCGGCCCGGCCGTAA
- the argR gene encoding arginine repressor produces MITGTRASRHRAIADVLAREEVQSQTQLSEILAAQGFSVTQATLSRDLDDLGAVKLRKGGQLVYAVAAEGGDGTAVATLAEPEGRLRRMCADLLVSADQSENLVVLKTPPGGASLLASAIDHARPRDVVGTIAGDDTIMVIAGNKQAAPQVRDYFIQLAQGQA; encoded by the coding sequence ATGATCACCGGCACGCGTGCCTCACGGCACCGCGCCATTGCGGATGTGCTCGCTCGCGAGGAAGTCCAATCCCAGACACAACTGTCGGAAATCCTTGCCGCACAAGGATTTTCAGTGACCCAGGCGACGTTGTCCCGCGATCTCGACGACCTCGGAGCGGTCAAGCTCCGTAAGGGTGGACAACTGGTGTACGCCGTCGCCGCCGAGGGCGGCGACGGCACCGCGGTGGCCACCCTCGCCGAGCCGGAGGGTCGACTACGACGCATGTGCGCTGATCTCTTGGTGTCGGCCGATCAGTCCGAGAACCTCGTCGTTCTCAAGACGCCGCCGGGCGGCGCCAGTCTGCTCGCGTCGGCCATCGACCACGCGCGTCCACGGGACGTCGTCGGGACCATCGCCGGGGATGACACGATCATGGTGATCGCCGGAAACAAGCAAGCGGCCCCGCAGGTCCGCGACTACTTCATCCAACTCGCACAAGGGCAGGCATGA
- the argH gene encoding argininosuccinate lyase produces the protein MTNEVPSNDRVSLWGGRFAGGPADALAALSKSTHFDWRLAAYDIAGSKAHARVLHSAGLLDDAQRDGMIAALDRLLDDVRTGAFEPAVDDEDVHTALERGLIERAGDDLGGRLRAGRSRNDQVATLFRMYLRDHARVVSALVLDVVDALIGQAERHHGVAMPGRTHLQHAQPVLLSHHLLAHAWALLRDVQRFADWDKRADESPYGSGALAGSSLGLDPRAVAADLGFSRAAMNSIDATASRDFVAEFAFVSAMTAVDISRIAEEVVLWATKEFSFITLDDSYSTGSSIMPQKKNPDVAELARGKAGRLVGDLTGLMTTLKALPLAYNRDLQEDKEPVFDAVDTLEVLLPAFAGMVDTMVFDTDRLEALAPQGFALATDIAEWLVREGTPFRVAHEMAGECVRVCESQDKELWDLTDDELTAINPALTPAVREVLTVPGSLGSRNSQGGTAPERVEEQREASKIVAAQARSWSQQRVVKA, from the coding sequence ATGACGAACGAAGTACCGAGCAACGACCGCGTGAGTCTGTGGGGAGGCCGGTTCGCCGGGGGGCCGGCCGACGCGCTCGCCGCACTGTCGAAGTCCACCCACTTCGACTGGCGACTGGCCGCCTACGACATCGCCGGGTCCAAGGCTCACGCGCGTGTGTTGCACTCGGCCGGACTGCTCGACGATGCGCAGCGCGACGGGATGATCGCCGCACTCGACCGGTTGCTCGATGACGTCCGCACCGGCGCTTTCGAACCCGCAGTCGACGACGAGGACGTCCACACCGCTCTCGAACGCGGGCTCATCGAGCGTGCCGGCGACGACCTCGGCGGACGCCTGCGTGCCGGCCGGAGCCGCAACGACCAGGTCGCCACCCTCTTCCGGATGTACCTGCGCGATCATGCCCGTGTCGTCAGCGCTCTCGTCCTCGACGTGGTGGACGCGCTCATCGGGCAGGCCGAACGACACCACGGTGTCGCCATGCCGGGTCGCACCCATCTGCAGCACGCGCAGCCGGTGCTGCTGTCGCACCACCTGCTCGCGCACGCCTGGGCATTGTTGCGGGATGTGCAGAGGTTCGCCGACTGGGACAAGCGCGCCGACGAATCGCCCTATGGTTCGGGCGCGCTCGCCGGCTCCAGCCTCGGCCTCGACCCACGTGCGGTGGCTGCCGACCTCGGGTTCAGCAGGGCGGCGATGAACTCCATCGACGCAACTGCGAGCCGTGACTTCGTCGCCGAGTTCGCCTTCGTGTCCGCGATGACCGCGGTGGACATCTCCCGGATCGCCGAGGAGGTCGTGCTCTGGGCGACCAAGGAGTTCTCGTTCATCACGCTGGACGACTCCTACTCGACCGGGTCGAGCATCATGCCGCAGAAGAAGAACCCCGATGTCGCCGAACTCGCGCGTGGCAAGGCCGGACGTCTGGTCGGCGATCTCACCGGTCTGATGACCACCTTGAAGGCACTCCCGCTCGCGTACAACCGCGACCTGCAGGAGGACAAGGAACCGGTGTTCGACGCGGTCGACACCCTGGAGGTGCTCCTTCCTGCATTCGCAGGCATGGTGGACACGATGGTGTTCGACACCGACCGGCTCGAAGCGCTCGCCCCGCAGGGCTTCGCGCTTGCGACCGACATCGCGGAATGGTTGGTGCGGGAAGGCACGCCCTTCCGGGTCGCGCACGAAATGGCGGGGGAGTGCGTCCGCGTCTGCGAGTCCCAGGACAAGGAACTGTGGGATCTCACGGACGACGAACTGACCGCGATCAATCCGGCGCTCACTCCCGCGGTGCGCGAGGTGCTGACCGTGCCCGGATCGCTCGGGTCGCGCAACTCCCAGGGTGGCACCGCTCCGGAGCGCGTCGAGGAGCAGCGCGAAGCATCCAAGATCGTTGCGGCACAGGCTCGTTCGTGGTCACAGCAGCGGGTCGTGAAGGCCTGA
- the tyrS gene encoding tyrosine--tRNA ligase has protein sequence MSNIFDELQWRGLVAQTTDEAALREALEGKLTVYCGFDPTAPSLHFGNLVQLMQLRRLQQAGHRVICLVGGSTGLIGDPKPDSERVLRTKDQVADAVASIRAQAESFLDFDGDNPATMVNNLDWTEGISALDFLRDYGKYFRVNAMIKKDAVSARLNSDTGISYTEFSYQILQGLDYLHLYRAHGCTLQVGGSDQWGNLIAGVDLVRLADSAHVHALTSPLLTDSTGRKYGKSEGNAIWLNPEMTSPYAFYQYFVNVEDSEVVKLLKVFSDLGSEEIAEYERQVADEPFKRVAQRALASAATTLVHGADATEAVQAASEALFGKGDITALDARTLRDATTELPGGEVAVGTGIVEALIAVGIADSRNAARRLIGDGGISINNDKITDVEASLTENDFLHGQVAVIKRGRKHQAAARLPQNSA, from the coding sequence GTGAGCAACATCTTCGACGAGTTGCAGTGGCGGGGCCTGGTGGCGCAGACCACCGACGAGGCCGCGCTGCGGGAAGCGCTCGAGGGGAAGCTCACCGTGTATTGCGGTTTCGACCCGACGGCTCCATCCCTCCACTTCGGCAACCTGGTCCAGTTGATGCAGCTTCGCCGGCTGCAGCAGGCGGGCCATCGGGTGATCTGCCTCGTCGGTGGTTCGACCGGTCTCATCGGTGACCCGAAGCCGGACAGCGAGCGGGTGTTACGCACGAAGGATCAGGTCGCCGATGCGGTGGCCTCGATCCGCGCGCAAGCCGAGTCATTCCTCGACTTCGACGGTGACAACCCGGCCACCATGGTCAACAACCTGGACTGGACCGAGGGCATCAGTGCCCTGGACTTCCTGCGCGACTACGGCAAGTACTTCCGGGTGAACGCGATGATCAAGAAGGACGCGGTCTCGGCGCGGCTGAATTCGGACACGGGTATCAGCTACACCGAGTTCAGCTACCAGATCCTGCAGGGGCTGGACTACCTGCATCTGTACCGCGCCCACGGATGCACGCTGCAGGTCGGGGGTTCCGATCAGTGGGGCAACCTGATCGCCGGCGTGGACCTGGTGCGACTGGCCGACTCCGCGCATGTGCACGCGTTAACCTCGCCGCTGCTGACGGACTCGACCGGACGCAAGTACGGGAAGTCGGAGGGCAACGCCATCTGGCTGAACCCGGAGATGACCTCGCCGTACGCCTTCTACCAGTACTTCGTCAACGTCGAGGACTCCGAAGTGGTGAAGCTGCTGAAGGTGTTCAGCGACCTCGGTTCCGAGGAGATCGCCGAGTACGAACGCCAGGTGGCGGACGAACCGTTCAAGCGCGTGGCCCAACGCGCACTCGCGTCAGCTGCGACCACCCTGGTGCACGGCGCCGATGCGACCGAGGCGGTTCAGGCTGCGTCCGAAGCGTTGTTCGGCAAGGGAGACATCACCGCTCTGGACGCCCGCACCCTGCGTGATGCGACCACCGAGCTCCCTGGCGGCGAGGTGGCGGTCGGGACGGGCATCGTCGAGGCATTGATCGCCGTCGGGATCGCTGACAGCCGCAACGCGGCGCGCCGGCTGATCGGTGACGGTGGCATCTCGATCAACAACGACAAAATCACCGATGTCGAGGCAAGCCTGACCGAGAACGACTTCCTGCACGGCCAGGTGGCCGTCATCAAGCGAGGTCGCAAGCACCAGGCGGCTGCGCGGCTGCCCCAGAATTCCGCTTAG